A window of Paraburkholderia bryophila contains these coding sequences:
- a CDS encoding SDR family oxidoreductase, with translation MTPSSPIRAIVTGHTRGLGAALAEQLLARDVAVLGLSRSRHATLKTRFPTQLEEIELTLDDPARVAQWIATDALHAFLKGAQTVLLINNAGMVQPIGPIEGQDPAAIATAVSLNVATPLMLASALAAASADAVDRRIVHISSGAARNAYPGWSIYCATKAALDHHARAVALDANRALRICSLAPGVIDTNMQAEIRGSGTEQFPLREKFEDLKRNGQLATPEQCATQLLDYALGDSFGETPVADIREIAKPV, from the coding sequence ATGACTCCCTCTTCTCCGATTCGCGCGATCGTCACCGGCCACACACGCGGCCTGGGCGCCGCGCTTGCCGAGCAACTGCTCGCGCGCGACGTCGCCGTGCTGGGCCTGTCCCGCTCGCGTCACGCCACGCTCAAGACGCGCTTTCCCACGCAGCTCGAAGAGATCGAATTGACGTTGGACGACCCCGCGCGCGTCGCGCAATGGATCGCGACCGACGCGCTGCATGCGTTTCTCAAGGGCGCGCAAACGGTGCTGCTGATCAACAACGCGGGCATGGTGCAGCCCATCGGACCGATCGAAGGACAGGATCCCGCCGCAATTGCCACCGCGGTGAGCCTGAACGTCGCCACGCCGCTGATGCTGGCGAGCGCGCTCGCCGCCGCCAGCGCCGACGCCGTCGACCGGCGTATCGTCCATATCTCGAGCGGCGCGGCACGCAATGCGTATCCTGGCTGGAGCATCTACTGCGCGACCAAGGCCGCGCTTGATCATCACGCGCGCGCCGTCGCACTCGACGCGAATCGCGCGCTGCGCATCTGCAGCCTGGCGCCGGGCGTGATCGATACGAATATGCAGGCGGAGATTCGTGGAAGCGGCACCGAGCAGTTCCCGCTGCGTGAAAAATTCGAAGACCTCAAGCGCAACGGACAGCTCGCGACGCCGGAACAATGCGCAACCCAGTTGCTCGATTACGCACTCGGCGACAGCTTCGGCGAAACGCCGGTGGCCGACATTCGCGAGATCGCGAAGCCGGTTTGA
- a CDS encoding LysR family transcriptional regulator codes for MAIKNLLRRLDLTTLHLFLAVYEEGTLTRAAEREAIAVSAASKRLLELEQTIGATLFQRNARGMTLTPAGETLLHHARRVMRDIENIGIELAGHASGVRGYVRMMANLSAIVEFLPEDLRAFQLQHERVKLDLEERPSGGVVEAVDDSLADLGICSGEADTRDLHVAHYRHDSLILVMRDDHPLAGRASVAFAETLDGDHVGLHAASSINARTHLAARQAGKALRLRIHVPGFDAVCRMVQAGMGVGVLPLKVYQLMGRPLGLIGAPLEDEWSERSLILVVRDVEALSPVSRLLFDHLRSIEAAEASTTQSTPNTPPAAA; via the coding sequence ATGGCCATCAAAAACCTTCTGCGAAGGCTCGACCTCACCACGCTTCACCTCTTTCTCGCGGTCTACGAGGAAGGCACGCTGACGCGTGCCGCCGAGCGGGAAGCGATCGCCGTCTCCGCCGCCAGCAAGCGTCTGCTCGAACTCGAACAGACGATCGGCGCGACGCTGTTTCAACGCAACGCGCGCGGCATGACGCTCACGCCGGCGGGTGAAACGCTGCTGCACCACGCGCGTCGCGTGATGCGCGACATCGAGAATATCGGCATCGAACTGGCTGGTCATGCAAGCGGCGTACGCGGCTATGTGCGGATGATGGCCAATCTGTCGGCGATCGTCGAATTTCTGCCTGAGGACTTGCGCGCGTTTCAGTTGCAGCACGAGCGCGTCAAACTCGACCTGGAAGAGCGGCCGAGCGGCGGCGTGGTCGAAGCCGTCGACGATAGCCTCGCGGATCTCGGCATCTGTTCCGGCGAGGCCGATACGCGCGATCTGCACGTCGCGCATTATCGGCACGACTCGCTGATCCTCGTGATGCGCGACGATCATCCGCTGGCGGGACGCGCCAGCGTGGCCTTCGCCGAAACGCTGGACGGCGATCACGTCGGCCTGCATGCGGCGAGTTCGATCAACGCGCGCACCCATCTGGCCGCGCGTCAGGCGGGCAAGGCGTTGCGGCTGCGCATCCACGTGCCGGGCTTCGATGCGGTGTGCCGCATGGTGCAAGCGGGTATGGGCGTCGGCGTTCTGCCGCTCAAGGTGTATCAACTGATGGGCCGCCCGCTCGGTCTGATCGGCGCGCCGCTCGAAGACGAGTGGTCCGAGCGCAGCCTGATCCTGGTGGTGCGCGACGTCGAGGCGCTGTCGCCGGTGAGTCGCCTGCTGTTCGACCATCTGCGTTCGATCGAAGCCGCCGAGGCCTCGACTACCCAGTCCACCCCCAACACCCCGCCAGCCGCCGCCTGA
- a CDS encoding winged helix-turn-helix domain-containing protein — protein MSQHILFVGADAGLTAVVGASLRGQGCGVSARPPVVGLKHVVEMERPALLVLDISAPHGDGLAVLRDLRLSGNDVPVILLSTGSKAIDRVIGLELGADDFMSKPADPAELLARIRVLLRRRGALAPGAPETRPPYRFGRCELNFSARELHRDNERFALRSSEFALLKIFVNHAMTVLTRMQLNEQLRGSSVVHQGRSLDVSIWRLRRLIEMDPSEPRYVQTVWGRGYVFVPHGEIGAAERGAMVAPGV, from the coding sequence ATGAGTCAGCATATTCTTTTCGTTGGCGCCGATGCCGGCTTGACGGCCGTGGTGGGCGCATCGTTGCGCGGGCAAGGCTGCGGGGTCTCCGCACGTCCACCGGTCGTCGGTCTTAAGCACGTGGTCGAGATGGAGCGGCCGGCGTTGCTGGTGCTCGACATCTCCGCGCCGCATGGCGACGGGCTGGCGGTGTTGCGCGACCTTCGCCTGAGCGGTAACGACGTGCCGGTGATTCTGCTGTCGACGGGCAGCAAGGCGATCGATCGGGTAATCGGCCTCGAACTGGGCGCCGACGATTTCATGAGCAAGCCCGCCGATCCCGCCGAACTGCTCGCCCGTATCCGCGTGCTGTTGCGACGGCGCGGCGCGCTCGCGCCAGGCGCGCCGGAAACGCGGCCGCCTTATCGCTTCGGCCGCTGCGAGCTGAACTTCTCCGCGCGCGAGTTGCATCGCGATAACGAGCGCTTCGCGCTGCGCAGTTCCGAGTTCGCGTTGCTGAAGATCTTCGTCAATCACGCGATGACCGTGCTGACGCGCATGCAGCTCAACGAGCAGCTACGCGGCAGCAGCGTGGTGCATCAAGGGCGCAGTCTCGATGTGTCGATCTGGCGGTTGCGCCGGCTGATCGAGATGGATCCTTCCGAACCGCGTTACGTGCAGACGGTGTGGGGACGCGGTTATGTGTTCGTGCCGCACGGCGAGATCGGTGCGGCCGAGCGCGGCGCAATGGTCGCGCCCGGCGTGTGA
- a CDS encoding Na+/H+ antiporter, whose amino-acid sequence MSSVMGFKLVLLSLVAIIGLELLAKRLRLPPAAALLVGGAAMAFVPGLPTFNLDPELILIVFLPPLLMDGAYFSVWDEFKRNLGGILLLAIGAVAFTTLVVGLVVHWVVPALPWGACFALGAVVSPPDAVAAKAVLERVALPRRLMVLLEGESLLNDAAGIVLFRIAVTAALTGAFSAQAAAGHFAVLALGGVAVGVVIGFVVVRLLRLLDDGYLIITASILSPWISYIAGDMLGVSGVIATVSCGMMLGWYQHEVFSAAVRMRGTAFWQVVIFLMEALVFILIGLSLRGVIARLGGVGDTLAALAPAVGAVLAAVVLSRFAWVFTTEWLKARICKWARREGSTPDWRSATVTSWAGMRGVVTLAIALSLPEAMPGRDLILVASFAVILVTVLGQGTTIGPLIHWINPDHEDEQNARHLSEPQAWARLEAAQLAAVLPLAHGPDGSVIHPRLLEQYTYRASMTEAYQSETAYPPDVRAAHYDVVLAAVAAARVELLRLHRTGLIHDELLSVLEHDLDLQEIAATHGKG is encoded by the coding sequence ATGTCTTCCGTCATGGGCTTCAAACTCGTCTTGCTGTCGCTCGTCGCGATCATCGGTCTCGAACTGCTCGCCAAGCGGCTGCGTCTCCCGCCCGCCGCCGCGCTGCTGGTCGGCGGCGCCGCGATGGCCTTCGTGCCCGGGCTGCCGACCTTCAATCTCGATCCCGAACTAATCCTGATCGTGTTCCTGCCGCCGCTTCTCATGGATGGCGCGTACTTCTCGGTATGGGACGAGTTCAAACGCAATCTCGGCGGCATCCTGCTGCTCGCAATCGGCGCAGTCGCCTTCACCACGCTCGTAGTGGGCCTGGTGGTGCATTGGGTCGTGCCCGCGTTGCCATGGGGCGCCTGCTTCGCGCTGGGCGCGGTCGTCTCGCCGCCCGACGCCGTCGCCGCGAAAGCCGTGCTGGAACGCGTCGCGCTGCCGCGCCGCCTGATGGTGCTGCTCGAAGGCGAAAGCCTCCTCAACGACGCCGCCGGCATCGTGCTATTCCGCATCGCCGTGACCGCCGCATTGACCGGCGCGTTCAGCGCGCAAGCAGCGGCGGGGCACTTCGCCGTGCTGGCGCTTGGTGGCGTCGCCGTCGGCGTCGTGATCGGCTTTGTCGTCGTCAGGCTGCTGCGGCTTCTCGACGACGGCTACCTGATCATCACCGCATCGATACTCTCGCCATGGATCAGCTACATCGCCGGCGACATGCTGGGCGTGTCCGGTGTCATCGCGACCGTGAGCTGCGGGATGATGCTCGGCTGGTATCAGCACGAGGTCTTCTCGGCCGCCGTCCGGATGCGCGGCACGGCCTTCTGGCAAGTCGTGATCTTTCTGATGGAAGCGCTGGTCTTCATTCTGATCGGCCTCTCGCTGCGCGGCGTGATCGCGCGGCTGGGCGGCGTCGGCGACACGCTCGCCGCGCTGGCGCCGGCGGTCGGCGCAGTACTGGCGGCGGTCGTGCTGTCGCGTTTCGCGTGGGTCTTCACGACGGAATGGTTGAAGGCGCGGATCTGCAAATGGGCACGGCGCGAAGGCAGCACGCCCGACTGGCGCTCGGCTACCGTCACCAGTTGGGCCGGCATGCGAGGCGTAGTCACACTGGCTATCGCGCTGTCGCTGCCTGAAGCCATGCCCGGACGCGATCTGATTCTGGTCGCGTCCTTCGCGGTCATTCTCGTGACGGTGTTAGGTCAAGGCACGACGATCGGTCCATTGATCCACTGGATCAATCCGGATCACGAGGACGAGCAGAACGCCCGCCATCTGAGCGAACCGCAGGCATGGGCCAGGCTCGAAGCGGCGCAACTCGCCGCGGTTCTACCGCTCGCGCATGGGCCGGATGGCAGCGTGATTCATCCACGGCTGCTGGAGCAGTACACCTATCGTGCGAGCATGACCGAGGCGTATCAAAGCGAAACTGCTTATCCGCCGGACGTCCGGGCCGCGCACTATGACGTGGTATTAGCCGCGGTTGCCGCAGCGCGCGTCGAATTGCTACGTCTGCACCGAACGGGCTTGATTCACGACGAACTCCTGAGCGTTCTCGAACACGATCTGGATTTGCAGGAAATAGCCGCGACACACGGCAAAGGATGA
- a CDS encoding GlxA family transcriptional regulator, with protein MSTVAIAIFPGVQALDVAGPVDVFSEANRFIAPAARYEVKLISAEAAPLRASNGMTLVADTTFDEARRPFDLALIAGGPALPDSEALDDRMLEWLTSVATQCDRYGSICTGAFALGHAGLLDDCNVTTHWQHAAQLAAQFPKARVDFDRIYLRDGPLVTSAGVTAGIDLSLALVAEDHGPHTALAVAKRLVVFAQRQGGQSQFSPYLTAPADETSPVAKVQAHVMERIRESFTVKQLADVAGMSARNFARVFVQETQVTPHEFVERARVDAARKLLESSGAALKAIAYDCGFGTADRMRIVFTKRIGATPMQYRERFRSS; from the coding sequence ATGTCTACCGTCGCGATCGCGATCTTTCCCGGCGTCCAGGCGCTCGACGTCGCTGGACCCGTCGACGTGTTTTCCGAAGCCAACCGCTTCATTGCGCCGGCCGCGCGCTACGAGGTCAAGCTGATCAGTGCCGAGGCAGCGCCGCTGCGCGCGTCCAACGGCATGACGCTCGTCGCCGACACGACTTTCGACGAAGCGCGCCGCCCGTTCGATCTGGCGTTGATCGCAGGCGGCCCGGCGCTGCCGGACAGCGAGGCGCTAGATGACCGCATGCTGGAATGGCTAACGAGCGTCGCCACGCAATGCGACCGTTACGGCTCGATCTGCACCGGTGCATTCGCGCTAGGCCACGCCGGTTTGCTCGATGACTGCAACGTCACCACGCACTGGCAGCACGCCGCACAACTGGCGGCGCAGTTTCCGAAGGCGCGCGTCGACTTCGACCGCATCTATCTGCGCGATGGACCACTCGTCACGTCGGCAGGCGTAACGGCCGGCATCGATCTGTCGCTCGCGTTGGTCGCCGAAGATCACGGTCCGCACACCGCGCTGGCCGTCGCCAAACGACTGGTCGTGTTCGCGCAGCGTCAGGGCGGCCAGTCGCAATTCAGTCCGTATCTCACCGCCCCGGCCGACGAAACCTCGCCGGTTGCCAAGGTCCAGGCGCACGTCATGGAGCGGATTCGCGAGAGCTTCACGGTGAAGCAACTGGCGGACGTCGCGGGCATGAGCGCACGCAACTTCGCACGCGTGTTCGTGCAGGAGACGCAGGTGACGCCGCACGAATTCGTCGAACGTGCGCGTGTGGATGCGGCGCGCAAACTGCTCGAAAGCAGCGGCGCGGCGCTCAAGGCAATCGCCTACGACTGCGGCTTCGGCACCGCCGACCGGATGCGGATCGTCTTCACCAAACGAATCGGCGCGACGCCCATGCAGTATCGCGAGCGCTTCCGTTCCAGTTGA
- a CDS encoding GntR family transcriptional regulator, which yields MQNSDFDAGVGASPLMPKVERQRLHDTVVEHIRRFIVEGVLEPGKKLNERELCETLGISRTPLREALKVLAAEGLIEIEPNRGASVSKMSEAELRETFELMSGLEAFSGELAAERMTAAELAEIKALHYAMLACRTQNDLAGYYSRNQAIHDKINEAARNSALRQTYVAVNRRLQALRFRSNFQIPKWDSAIHDHDEMLKALEARDGKKLSAILRQHLLDKRDAVLQVQSREDVSASTFKA from the coding sequence ATGCAAAATTCGGATTTCGATGCGGGTGTGGGCGCTTCCCCGCTGATGCCGAAGGTCGAGCGGCAGCGGTTGCACGACACGGTGGTTGAGCACATTCGCCGGTTTATCGTCGAAGGGGTGCTCGAGCCGGGCAAGAAACTGAATGAGCGCGAGTTGTGCGAGACGCTCGGCATTTCGCGCACGCCGTTGCGCGAGGCGCTGAAGGTGCTGGCGGCGGAGGGCTTGATCGAGATCGAGCCGAACCGGGGCGCGTCGGTATCGAAGATGTCGGAGGCGGAGTTGCGCGAGACCTTCGAACTGATGAGCGGTCTCGAAGCGTTTTCCGGCGAGCTGGCGGCGGAGCGCATGACGGCGGCCGAGCTGGCCGAGATCAAGGCGCTGCATTACGCGATGCTCGCGTGCCGCACGCAGAACGATCTGGCCGGGTACTACAGCCGCAATCAGGCGATTCACGACAAGATCAATGAGGCGGCCAGAAATTCAGCGCTGCGACAGACTTACGTCGCGGTGAACCGTCGTTTGCAGGCGCTCCGGTTCCGGTCGAATTTCCAGATCCCGAAGTGGGATAGCGCGATTCATGACCATGACGAGATGCTGAAGGCGCTTGAAGCGCGCGACGGCAAGAAGCTCAGCGCGATTCTTCGGCAGCACTTGCTTGATAAGCGGGATGCGGTTTTGCAGGTGCAGTCGCGGGAAGATGTGTCGGCGTCGACGTTTAAGGCTTAG
- a CDS encoding hydroxymethylglutaryl-CoA lyase has translation MSAIPFDKLIVQEVAPRDGLQIEPTWVETADKIALIDALSTAGFTRIEAGSFVSPKAIPALRDGEAVFQQIARQPGVIYVALVPNLKGAERALASRADELNLVMSASQTHNRANMRMSCESSLAAFGDIVRQVKGSGVLLNASVATAFGCPFEGKIDEDRVIAIVDAYREMGIEGITLADTTGMANPRQVARIVTRVLERLPAAALTLHFHNTRGLGLANVLAAYEAGARRFDAALGGLGGCPFAPGASGNICTEDLVNLCDEMGIPTGIDLEKLLTLSRGLPALLGHDMPGQLAKAGRNRDLHPVPDYVLHI, from the coding sequence ATGAGTGCCATCCCATTCGACAAACTGATCGTGCAGGAAGTGGCGCCGCGCGACGGCTTGCAGATCGAACCCACCTGGGTCGAGACCGCCGACAAGATCGCGCTGATCGACGCGCTTTCCACCGCGGGCTTCACACGCATCGAGGCAGGTTCGTTCGTCTCGCCGAAAGCGATTCCGGCGTTGCGCGACGGCGAAGCGGTGTTCCAGCAAATCGCGCGGCAACCGGGCGTGATCTACGTTGCGCTCGTGCCGAATCTGAAGGGCGCCGAACGCGCGCTGGCTTCGCGCGCCGATGAGCTGAACCTGGTGATGTCGGCGAGTCAGACGCACAACCGCGCCAATATGCGGATGAGTTGCGAGTCGTCGCTCGCGGCGTTCGGCGACATCGTGCGGCAGGTGAAGGGCTCGGGCGTGTTGCTGAATGCGTCCGTGGCGACGGCGTTCGGTTGTCCGTTCGAAGGCAAGATCGACGAAGACCGCGTGATCGCGATTGTCGACGCGTATCGCGAGATGGGCATCGAGGGCATCACGCTGGCGGATACGACCGGCATGGCGAATCCACGCCAGGTCGCACGGATCGTCACGCGGGTACTTGAGCGGTTGCCGGCCGCCGCGCTCACGCTGCACTTTCACAACACGCGTGGTCTCGGTCTCGCCAATGTGTTGGCGGCGTACGAAGCCGGCGCGCGCCGCTTCGACGCTGCGTTAGGCGGCCTGGGCGGCTGTCCGTTCGCGCCGGGCGCGTCCGGCAATATCTGCACGGAAGATCTCGTGAACCTGTGCGACGAAATGGGCATTCCCACCGGGATCGATCTGGAGAAGTTGCTGACCTTGTCGCGCGGATTGCCTGCGTTGCTCGGCCACGACATGCCGGGACAACTGGCAAAGGCCGGCCGCAATCGCGACCTGCATCCCGTGCCGGACTACGTTCTACACATCTGA
- a CDS encoding pyridoxal-phosphate-dependent aminotransferase family protein translates to MLKLDFHPAGRHFLQIPGPSPVPDRILRAMSYPTIDHRGPEFGELGLQVLDGIKKIFKTQQPVVIYPASGTGAWEAALSNTLSPGDHVLMFETGHFATLWKKMAESLGLKPEFLGLPGIEGWRRGVQPQMIEERLRADTQHTIKAVCVVHNETSTGVTSDIAAVRRAIDAAGHPALLLVDTISGLACADYRHDEWGVDVTVSGSQKGLMLPPGISFNAISPKAIAASKQAKLPRSFWDWADIVEMNKAGYWPYTPNTNLLYGLSEALDMILGEGLDNVFARHERLAEATRRAVRAWGLEIQCADPSVYSPVLTGVMMPDGIDADVVRKVIYERFDMSLGTGLGKMKGRMFRIGHLGDCNDLMLLATLAGCEMGLRLAGVPLKESGLPAAMEWLSQPTKASGLKAAA, encoded by the coding sequence ATGCTCAAATTAGACTTTCACCCCGCTGGCCGTCACTTTCTGCAGATCCCGGGTCCGAGCCCGGTGCCCGACCGCATCCTCCGGGCGATGAGCTACCCGACCATCGATCACCGCGGCCCCGAATTCGGCGAACTAGGTCTGCAGGTGCTCGACGGCATCAAGAAGATCTTCAAGACGCAGCAGCCGGTGGTGATTTATCCGGCTTCGGGCACGGGCGCCTGGGAAGCGGCGCTGTCCAACACGTTGAGCCCCGGCGACCACGTGCTGATGTTCGAAACCGGCCACTTCGCGACGCTGTGGAAAAAGATGGCCGAAAGCCTCGGCCTGAAGCCGGAGTTTCTCGGACTGCCGGGTATCGAAGGTTGGCGACGCGGGGTTCAGCCGCAGATGATCGAAGAGCGTCTGCGCGCCGACACCCAGCACACCATCAAGGCGGTGTGCGTGGTGCACAACGAAACGTCGACGGGCGTCACGTCGGATATCGCTGCCGTGCGTCGCGCAATCGATGCCGCGGGTCACCCGGCGCTGCTGCTGGTCGACACGATCTCGGGCCTTGCGTGTGCCGATTACCGTCACGACGAATGGGGCGTCGACGTCACCGTGTCCGGTTCGCAAAAGGGTTTGATGCTGCCGCCGGGCATCAGCTTCAACGCGATCTCGCCGAAAGCGATTGCCGCCAGCAAGCAGGCGAAGCTGCCGCGCAGCTTCTGGGATTGGGCCGACATCGTCGAAATGAACAAGGCGGGCTACTGGCCGTACACGCCGAATACGAACCTGCTTTACGGGCTCTCCGAAGCGCTCGACATGATTCTCGGCGAAGGGCTCGACAACGTGTTCGCCCGTCACGAGCGTCTCGCCGAAGCGACCCGTCGCGCAGTGCGTGCGTGGGGCCTGGAGATTCAGTGCGCCGATCCGTCGGTCTATAGCCCGGTGCTGACCGGCGTGATGATGCCCGACGGCATCGATGCCGACGTGGTGCGCAAGGTTATCTACGAACGCTTCGACATGTCGCTCGGCACGGGTCTCGGCAAGATGAAAGGCCGCATGTTCCGCATCGGCCATCTGGGCGACTGCAACGACCTGATGTTGCTGGCCACGTTGGCCGGCTGCGAAATGGGTCTGCGGCTCGCGGGTGTGCCGCTCAAGGAAAGCGGCCTGCCTGCCGCTATGGAGTGGTTGAGCCAGCCGACGAAGGCGTCGGGTTTGAAGGCGGCAGCCTAA
- a CDS encoding MFS transporter, which produces MSDLGAVAAGSREHNADDAAAIIRKVAWRLMPLIMICYLFAFFDRINISFAKFQLQSDLGLSDTAYGLGASLFVIGYVLFEVPSNLFLYKVGARRWIARIMISWGLATAAMVFVNNEWQFYGLRFVIGAMEAGFAPGVLYYLTLWFPPSHRGRITSMLFLASAFSGLVGAPLAGLVIGHMNGVLGMPGWHWLFLLGGLPCIVLGYLVLKVLKDRIDDADWLSSTEKSFLTAQIAQQSRHPETGHSFLGAIRTPGFLTLGLVYFLIQVASYGLNFWAPHLIRVAGTHNPTVIGLLTAVPYVCGAICMVVVGRLSDTSGERRKFVCGLLVMSAIGFFAAGYFDKQTALLVVALAVMGAGVVASIPAFWALPPKLVTGAGAAGGIALINTLGQLGGIVSPVMVGRVRDLTGSTTPALYVIGAMSLVCALIVLYGLPESLRQKDAAR; this is translated from the coding sequence ATGAGCGACCTGGGCGCAGTGGCTGCCGGCAGCCGTGAGCACAACGCGGACGACGCCGCGGCGATCATCCGCAAAGTAGCCTGGCGGCTGATGCCGCTGATCATGATCTGCTATCTGTTCGCGTTCTTCGACCGCATCAATATCAGTTTCGCGAAGTTCCAGTTGCAAAGCGATCTCGGTTTGTCCGACACCGCGTACGGTCTCGGCGCGAGTCTGTTCGTGATCGGCTATGTGCTGTTCGAAGTGCCGAGCAATCTGTTTCTGTACAAGGTCGGCGCACGGCGCTGGATCGCGCGGATCATGATCTCGTGGGGCCTGGCGACGGCGGCGATGGTGTTCGTCAATAACGAATGGCAGTTCTACGGACTGCGGTTTGTGATCGGCGCGATGGAAGCGGGTTTTGCGCCGGGCGTGCTGTACTACCTGACGCTGTGGTTTCCGCCGAGTCATCGCGGACGCATTACGTCGATGCTGTTTCTGGCGTCCGCGTTTTCGGGTCTGGTCGGCGCGCCGTTGGCGGGTCTGGTGATCGGGCATATGAACGGCGTGCTCGGTATGCCGGGCTGGCACTGGCTGTTTCTGCTCGGCGGCTTGCCGTGCATCGTGCTGGGGTATCTCGTGTTGAAGGTGCTGAAAGACCGGATCGACGACGCCGACTGGTTGTCGTCGACGGAGAAATCTTTTCTGACGGCGCAGATTGCGCAGCAAAGCCGTCATCCCGAGACCGGACATTCGTTTCTCGGTGCGATCAGAACGCCGGGCTTTCTGACGCTGGGTCTGGTCTATTTCCTGATTCAGGTGGCGTCGTACGGATTGAACTTCTGGGCGCCGCATTTGATTCGCGTGGCGGGGACCCACAACCCCACCGTGATTGGCTTGCTGACGGCGGTGCCCTATGTGTGCGGCGCCATCTGCATGGTGGTCGTCGGACGCCTGTCCGATACGAGCGGCGAGCGGCGCAAGTTCGTTTGCGGCTTGCTGGTGATGTCGGCGATCGGCTTTTTCGCGGCGGGTTACTTCGATAAGCAGACCGCTTTGCTGGTCGTCGCGTTGGCGGTGATGGGCGCGGGCGTGGTGGCGTCGATCCCGGCGTTCTGGGCGCTGCCGCCCAAGCTCGTGACCGGCGCCGGCGCGGCCGGCGGGATCGCGCTGATCAATACGCTCGGACAGCTTGGCGGGATCGTGAGTCCGGTCATGGTGGGGCGAGTGCGGGATCTGACCGGCAGCACGACGCCGGCGCTTTACGTGATCGGTGCGATGAGTCTGGTTTGCGCGCTGATCGTGTTGTACGGCTTGCCTGAGTCGTTGCGACAGAAGGATGCCGCGAGATGA
- a CDS encoding CaiB/BaiF CoA transferase family protein — translation MSGPLQGIRVVEIGTLIAAPFAARLMAEFGADVIKIEAPNTGDPLRKWRKLHEGTSLWWYLQSRNKKSICVNLKSTDGVEIVKRLAADADVVIENLRPGALEKLGLGWDVLHAINPKLTMVRISGYGQSGPYRDRPGFGAIGEAMGGIRYTTGEVDGAPARVGVSLGDSLASLHGVIGALMSLLRVKTGQGEGQVVDVSLVESVFNLMESLVPEYDLLGHVRERSGGALPGIAPSNTYRTEDEGYVVIAGNSDPIFKRLMQLIGRADLADDPALAHNDGRAKHSAMLDQVITAWTSCHATEDVLAALERAEVPAGRIYSVADIVADPHYQAREMLLPAQLPGGVTVKMPGIVPKLSDTPGEVRWQGPALGEHTGSVLTQLGFSNEDIARLRGEGVVQ, via the coding sequence ATGAGTGGACCTCTTCAGGGTATCCGCGTCGTCGAGATCGGAACCCTCATCGCCGCGCCATTCGCCGCGCGCCTCATGGCCGAATTCGGCGCCGACGTCATCAAGATCGAAGCGCCCAACACCGGCGACCCCCTTCGAAAATGGCGCAAGCTGCACGAGGGCACTTCGCTCTGGTGGTATCTGCAGTCGCGCAACAAAAAGTCTATCTGCGTGAATCTGAAGTCGACGGACGGTGTCGAGATTGTCAAACGGCTCGCCGCCGACGCCGACGTCGTGATCGAAAACCTCCGTCCAGGCGCGCTCGAAAAGCTCGGCCTCGGCTGGGACGTGCTGCACGCCATCAACCCGAAACTGACGATGGTCCGCATTTCCGGCTACGGCCAGTCCGGTCCTTATCGCGACCGGCCGGGCTTCGGCGCGATCGGCGAAGCGATGGGCGGTATTCGCTACACGACCGGCGAAGTGGACGGCGCGCCGGCGCGCGTCGGCGTGAGTCTCGGCGATTCGCTCGCTTCGCTGCACGGCGTGATCGGCGCGCTGATGTCGCTGCTGCGCGTGAAGACGGGGCAGGGCGAAGGCCAGGTGGTGGATGTGTCGCTGGTCGAAAGCGTGTTCAATCTGATGGAAAGCCTCGTGCCCGAATACGATCTGCTCGGACATGTGCGCGAGCGCAGCGGCGGCGCGTTGCCGGGCATTGCGCCGTCGAACACCTATCGCACGGAAGACGAAGGCTATGTGGTGATCGCCGGCAACAGCGATCCGATTTTCAAGCGCCTGATGCAATTGATCGGTCGCGCCGATCTCGCCGACGACCCCGCTCTGGCACATAACGACGGCCGCGCGAAACACAGCGCGATGCTCGATCAGGTCATCACCGCGTGGACCTCGTGCCACGCCACCGAGGACGTGCTGGCCGCGCTCGAACGCGCCGAAGTGCCGGCGGGCCGGATCTATTCCGTGGCCGACATCGTCGCCGATCCGCACTACCAGGCGCGCGAGATGTTGTTGCCGGCGCAACTACCCGGCGGTGTCACGGTGAAGATGCCGGGGATCGTGCCGAAGCTGTCGGATACGCCGGGCGAAGTGCGCTGGCAAGGGCCGGCGCTCGGCGAGCATACCGGCAGCGTCCTGACTCAACTTGGATTCAGCAACGAAGATATCGCGCGCTTGCGCGGTGAAGGAGTCGTGCAATGA